In the genome of Sphingomonas sp. BT-65, one region contains:
- a CDS encoding RluA family pseudouridine synthase, with translation MIQDHVLFIDGEAIILDKPAGLPVDPPRDGSISLENHLGNLTFGFQRWPTPVHRLDRDTSGCLLLARNPKAHARFQQAFEAGAVTKRYLAVIDGVPEEHSGLIDLPLLKVSSAERGWRMTGDPKGKAARTRWRVLDAKDGRAFVAFYPETGRTHQIRVHAAEGLGIPITGDPVYGVAGGRALMLHAAQLTVPRPGKPDVHGEAPTPVRFKAMGFGGFAEVDDAG, from the coding sequence ATGATCCAGGACCATGTGCTGTTCATCGACGGTGAGGCGATCATCCTCGACAAGCCCGCCGGCTTGCCGGTCGATCCCCCGCGCGACGGATCGATCAGCCTGGAGAACCATCTCGGCAATCTGACCTTCGGCTTCCAGCGCTGGCCGACACCTGTGCACCGGCTCGACCGCGATACCAGCGGCTGCCTGTTGCTCGCGCGCAACCCCAAGGCGCATGCGCGCTTCCAGCAGGCGTTCGAGGCGGGGGCGGTGACCAAGCGCTACCTTGCAGTGATCGACGGGGTGCCGGAGGAGCATTCGGGGCTGATCGACCTGCCGCTGCTCAAGGTGTCGAGCGCCGAGCGCGGGTGGCGGATGACCGGCGACCCGAAAGGCAAGGCGGCGCGGACGCGCTGGCGCGTGCTCGATGCGAAGGACGGACGGGCGTTCGTCGCCTTCTATCCCGAGACCGGGCGCACGCATCAGATCCGCGTCCATGCCGCCGAGGGGCTCGGCATCCCGATCACCGGCGATCCGGTCTATGGGGTCGCCGGTGGGCGGGCGCTGATGCTGCACGCGGCGCAGCTGACGGTACCGCGGCCGGGCAAGCCCGACGTGCATGGCGAGGCGCCGACGCCGGTGCGCTTCAAGGCGATGGGGTTCGGCGGGTTCGCCGAGGTGGACGATGCCGGCTGA
- the arfB gene encoding alternative ribosome rescue aminoacyl-tRNA hydrolase ArfB, which produces MPAELPEEAIVEEKFLAASGPGGQNVNKVATAVQLRVDVFRLGLPPYAYAKLKELAGSRMTAGGELVITARKFRTQEANRQDARERVAELIEKALERDARRIKTKPSRAAKARRVDEKKGRSAVKAGRGRVRVE; this is translated from the coding sequence ATGCCGGCTGAGCTGCCCGAGGAAGCGATCGTCGAGGAGAAGTTCCTCGCCGCGTCGGGACCGGGCGGGCAAAACGTCAACAAGGTCGCGACCGCGGTGCAGCTGCGCGTCGACGTGTTCCGGCTGGGGCTGCCGCCCTATGCCTATGCCAAGCTCAAGGAGCTGGCGGGCAGCCGCATGACCGCCGGGGGCGAGCTGGTGATCACCGCGCGGAAATTCCGCACGCAGGAGGCGAACCGCCAGGATGCGCGCGAGCGCGTGGCCGAGCTGATCGAGAAGGCGCTCGAGCGCGATGCGCGGCGGATCAAGACCAAGCCGAGCAGAGCCGCGAAGGCGCGGCGGGTGGACGAGAAGAAGGGGCGGTCCGCGGTCAAGGCGGGCCGCGGCAGGGTGCGGGTCGAGTGA
- a CDS encoding DNA alkylation repair protein, whose translation MKARVETALAALEAQGSAAHRDKLGPSFGIVTADRVIGVPMAAIQKIAKGIGKHHDLAAALWATRVYEARMLACLIDDPRLVTVAQMDAWRADFDNWAVTDTVCFKLFDRVAGADAMVEPWTRLNDEMGRRAGFVLLACLALHGRQADYIAGLALIEGAASDERNFVKKGVNWALRAIGGKKDPALRKAAREVAARLAESDDKTARWNGKDALRAFAKADAKGTAA comes from the coding sequence GTGAAGGCGCGGGTCGAGACGGCGTTGGCGGCGCTCGAGGCGCAGGGTTCGGCAGCGCATCGCGACAAGCTCGGCCCGAGCTTCGGGATCGTCACCGCCGACCGCGTGATCGGGGTACCGATGGCGGCGATCCAGAAGATCGCGAAGGGCATCGGCAAGCACCACGACCTCGCCGCCGCGCTGTGGGCAACGCGGGTGTACGAGGCGCGGATGCTGGCGTGCCTGATCGACGATCCCAGGCTGGTGACGGTGGCGCAGATGGACGCCTGGCGTGCCGATTTTGACAATTGGGCGGTGACTGACACGGTGTGCTTCAAGCTGTTCGACCGGGTGGCGGGCGCGGACGCGATGGTCGAGCCGTGGACGCGGCTGAACGACGAGATGGGGCGGCGCGCGGGGTTCGTGCTGCTCGCTTGCCTGGCGCTGCACGGGCGCCAAGCGGACTATATTGCCGGGCTGGCGCTGATCGAGGGTGCGGCGAGCGACGAACGCAACTTCGTGAAGAAGGGCGTCAACTGGGCGCTGCGCGCGATCGGCGGGAAGAAGGATCCGGCCTTGCGCAAGGCGGCGCGCGAGGTGGCGGCGCGGCTGGCGGAGTCGGACGACAAGACCGCGCGCTGGAACGGCAAGGATGCGCTGCGCGCCTTCGCCAAGGCCGATGCCAAGGGCACCGCGGCGTGA
- a CDS encoding GAF domain-containing protein produces MYSFDIAAGSKAELYRDLHAALDALTAGEADAIANMANAASLIWQYLPDLNWAGFYRNVEGELVLGPFQGKAACIRIPFGKGVCGAAAATGETQLVEDVHAFPGHIACDAASNAELVVPISHEGRLIGVLDLDSPTQGRFDAEDAAGCEALMALLGPRIAR; encoded by the coding sequence ATGTACAGCTTCGACATCGCCGCCGGATCCAAGGCCGAGCTCTATCGCGACCTCCACGCCGCGCTCGACGCGCTGACCGCGGGAGAGGCGGACGCGATCGCCAACATGGCGAACGCCGCGTCGCTGATCTGGCAGTATCTGCCCGACCTCAACTGGGCGGGGTTCTATCGCAATGTCGAGGGCGAGCTGGTGCTGGGGCCCTTCCAGGGCAAGGCAGCGTGCATCCGCATTCCCTTTGGCAAGGGCGTGTGCGGCGCGGCGGCGGCGACCGGCGAGACCCAGCTGGTCGAAGACGTCCATGCCTTTCCCGGCCACATCGCGTGCGACGCGGCGAGCAACGCCGAGCTGGTCGTGCCGATTTCGCACGAAGGCCGGCTGATCGGGGTGCTCGACCTCGACAGCCCGACGCAGGGGCGGTTCGATGCCGAGGATGCAGCGGGCTGCGAGGCGCTGATGGCGCTGTTGGGACCGCGAATCGCGCGTTAA
- a CDS encoding RcnB family protein — MRTATLIVAAVSSLSLAAPAVAQQRSMQGARPSMQAPRMPSTAIPRMSPPRGGSWQHGGQRPGGWKPNPGTPRPGGWQHGKPPQGGWKPGRPGGWKPGTPGHWNPGKPGNWKPGTHRPGWRWGEKIRGRWHAGWKAPGGWGAYRRPVRGWTLPSFWVTGGFWISDWSSWGLSSPPYGYNWVRYYDDAVLVDNGGRVWDSVSGLDWDRDDYDYEGDEYAYEGDGYYEGEEGYPGPGADYDAPDYRDDDYGYSETRRVHAVPARPLRCVANCHGGYTYGGGYYYGAPTTTTVVIQSAPVVTTTVTETVEEVTYGGGRVVRRAPSKKLYRAPVKVKSKTCYCR; from the coding sequence ATGCGTACCGCTACTCTGATCGTCGCTGCGGTGAGCAGCCTGTCGCTGGCCGCGCCGGCGGTGGCGCAGCAGCGCAGTATGCAGGGCGCGCGCCCGTCGATGCAGGCGCCGCGGATGCCATCGACGGCGATCCCCCGGATGAGCCCGCCGCGCGGCGGCAGCTGGCAGCACGGCGGGCAGCGTCCCGGCGGCTGGAAGCCCAATCCCGGGACGCCGCGTCCGGGCGGGTGGCAGCACGGCAAGCCTCCGCAGGGTGGCTGGAAACCGGGCAGGCCCGGCGGATGGAAGCCGGGCACTCCCGGTCATTGGAACCCGGGCAAGCCGGGCAACTGGAAGCCCGGCACGCACCGCCCGGGCTGGCGCTGGGGCGAGAAGATTCGCGGGCGTTGGCATGCGGGGTGGAAGGCGCCCGGCGGCTGGGGCGCCTATCGCCGGCCGGTGCGCGGCTGGACGCTGCCGAGCTTCTGGGTCACCGGCGGCTTCTGGATCAGCGACTGGTCGAGCTGGGGGCTGAGCAGCCCGCCTTATGGCTATAACTGGGTGCGCTATTATGACGACGCGGTGCTGGTCGACAATGGCGGCCGCGTGTGGGATTCGGTGAGCGGGCTCGACTGGGACCGCGACGATTACGACTACGAAGGCGACGAATACGCCTACGAAGGCGATGGCTATTACGAGGGCGAGGAGGGCTATCCCGGCCCCGGTGCCGACTATGACGCGCCCGACTATCGCGACGACGACTATGGCTATAGCGAGACGCGGCGGGTCCATGCGGTACCGGCGCGGCCGCTGCGCTGCGTCGCGAACTGCCATGGCGGCTATACCTATGGCGGTGGCTATTATTACGGTGCGCCGACGACCACCACGGTGGTGATCCAGTCGGCGCCGGTGGTGACCACGACGGTGACCGAGACGGTCGAGGAAGTCACCTATGGCGGCGGCAGGGTGGTGCGCCGCGCTCCGTCCAAGAAGCTCTATCGCGCGCCGGTGAAGGTCAAGAGCAAGACCTGCTATTGCCGTTGA
- a CDS encoding M28 family metallopeptidase yields MRTLPLLALLAAAPAAAQDQPSPERLKADVEKLVSFGTRHTLSSATDPVRGIGAARKWAADELNRIGAACKCIEVANIARTFTGPRAPNGVEVVNVLGFQAGADPKRVVIVQGHIDSRVTDVMNFTADAPGANDDASGVALVIEAARILSKEKHKATIIYAALSGEEQGLMGGTLLAETAKERGWTVVAVLNNDIVGNTMGQNGVRVADRVRVFSEGIRASETLEEQIKRRGDGGEDDGPSRALAKAIDKVADGMREKDRDALDAFIVRRPDRFGRGGDHEPFLRLGYPAVRFSVGAENYDQQHQDLRTENDRVYGDTVDKMDFPYLAKVTALNVATLRRLANAPDAPSGVVLDGAVSTDIKVKWNPVPGAKGYRVYWRRNDTQDWSDVRGVAGRTETVLKDVVVDDHFVGVSAVAEDGSESIVTFGTRPPR; encoded by the coding sequence ATGCGAACCCTCCCCTTGCTCGCGCTGCTCGCCGCAGCCCCTGCCGCCGCTCAGGACCAGCCCAGCCCCGAACGCCTCAAGGCCGATGTCGAGAAGCTGGTGAGCTTCGGCACGCGCCACACCCTCTCCTCCGCCACCGACCCCGTCCGCGGCATCGGCGCCGCGCGCAAATGGGCGGCGGACGAACTCAACCGCATCGGCGCAGCGTGCAAGTGCATCGAGGTCGCCAACATCGCGCGCACTTTCACCGGCCCGCGCGCGCCGAACGGGGTCGAGGTGGTCAACGTACTCGGCTTCCAGGCGGGCGCGGACCCCAAGCGAGTCGTCATCGTCCAGGGCCATATCGACAGCCGCGTCACCGACGTCATGAACTTCACCGCCGACGCACCCGGCGCCAACGACGACGCCTCGGGTGTGGCGCTGGTGATCGAGGCGGCGCGCATCCTCTCGAAGGAAAAGCACAAGGCAACGATCATCTATGCCGCTCTCTCGGGCGAGGAGCAGGGCCTGATGGGCGGCACCCTGCTCGCCGAGACTGCCAAGGAGCGCGGCTGGACCGTGGTCGCGGTGCTCAACAACGACATCGTCGGCAATACCATGGGCCAGAATGGCGTCCGCGTCGCCGATCGCGTGCGCGTCTTCTCCGAGGGCATCCGCGCGTCGGAGACGCTCGAGGAGCAGATCAAGCGCCGCGGCGACGGCGGCGAGGATGACGGCCCCAGCCGTGCGCTCGCCAAGGCGATCGACAAGGTGGCGGACGGCATGCGCGAGAAGGACCGCGACGCGCTCGACGCCTTCATCGTGCGCCGTCCCGACCGCTTCGGCCGCGGCGGCGATCATGAGCCGTTCCTGCGCCTCGGCTACCCCGCAGTGCGCTTCTCGGTCGGCGCCGAGAATTACGACCAGCAGCACCAGGACCTGCGCACCGAGAATGACCGCGTCTATGGCGACACGGTCGACAAGATGGATTTCCCCTATCTCGCCAAGGTGACAGCGCTCAACGTCGCGACGCTCCGCCGCCTCGCCAACGCACCCGATGCGCCGTCAGGCGTGGTGCTCGACGGCGCGGTCTCGACCGACATCAAGGTCAAGTGGAACCCGGTGCCGGGTGCCAAGGGCTATCGCGTCTATTGGCGCCGCAACGACACGCAGGACTGGAGCGACGTCCGCGGCGTCGCCGGCCGCACCGAGACGGTGCTCAAGGACGTGGTGGTCGACGATCATTTCGTCGGCGTCTCGGCGGTCGCCGAAGACGGCAGCGAGAGCATCGTCACCTTCGGCACGCGCCCGCCGCGTTAG
- a CDS encoding universal stress protein: protein MRTYLVVIDESPEAQIALRFAARRAVKTGGGVEILVMIPKPDFVQWGGVMATIEEEARQRAEALVAGAAGTLIQESGLKPTITVREGDGPKIIRELIAANPEIAALVLGAATGGKPGALVTHFTGGDMAALPIPLMIIPGSLDREAIDRLS from the coding sequence ATGCGCACCTATCTTGTGGTGATTGACGAAAGTCCGGAGGCGCAGATCGCGCTCCGCTTCGCCGCCCGCCGCGCCGTCAAGACGGGCGGCGGGGTCGAGATCCTGGTGATGATTCCCAAGCCCGATTTCGTGCAGTGGGGCGGCGTGATGGCGACGATCGAGGAAGAGGCGCGCCAGCGTGCCGAGGCGCTGGTCGCGGGCGCGGCGGGCACGCTGATCCAGGAATCGGGCCTCAAGCCCACCATCACCGTGCGCGAGGGCGACGGCCCCAAGATCATCCGCGAGCTGATCGCCGCCAACCCCGAGATCGCCGCGCTCGTGCTCGGCGCGGCGACCGGCGGCAAGCCCGGCGCGCTGGTCACCCATTTCACCGGCGGCGACATGGCCGCGCTGCCGATCCCGTTGATGATCATCCCGGGAAGCCTCGACCGCGAAGCGATCGACCGGCTAAGCTGA
- a CDS encoding pyruvate dehydrogenase complex dihydrolipoamide acetyltransferase, whose product MSIEIKMPALSPTMEEGTLAKWLVKEGDTVKAGDLMAEIETDKATMEFEAVDEGTIAKILVAEGTDGVKVGTAIAILAGEGEDASAVEAPKVEAPKAEAPKEEPKAAAPAPAPAEPAKPAPAPAASGDRVKASPLARRIAAEKGVELSAVQGSGPGGRIVKADVEDAKPGAAPAPKAAEAPAAAAGAPAPAAAPASVWYDESIPHEEEKLSNIRKTIARRLTEAKQTIPHIYLTVDVQLDALLKLRGQLNKSLEGRGVKLSVNDMLIKALAVALMQVPKCNVTYAGDKLIKYSRTDISVAVSTPTGLITPIIRDAANIGLASISTQMKELAERAKEGKLKPEEYQGGTASISNMGMYGIKQFDAVINPPQATILAVGAGEKRPYIVDDALGVATVMSATGSFDHRAVDGADGAELMKVFKALVESPFGLLA is encoded by the coding sequence ATGTCGATCGAGATCAAGATGCCTGCCCTTTCCCCGACGATGGAGGAGGGCACCCTCGCCAAATGGCTGGTGAAGGAGGGCGACACGGTCAAGGCTGGCGACCTGATGGCCGAGATCGAGACCGACAAGGCGACGATGGAGTTCGAGGCGGTCGACGAAGGCACGATCGCCAAGATCCTGGTGGCCGAGGGCACTGACGGGGTGAAGGTCGGCACGGCGATCGCGATCCTGGCGGGCGAGGGCGAGGATGCCTCGGCGGTCGAAGCGCCCAAGGTGGAAGCGCCCAAGGCGGAGGCGCCGAAGGAAGAACCCAAGGCTGCGGCGCCGGCTCCGGCTCCGGCCGAGCCTGCGAAGCCTGCGCCGGCCCCCGCTGCGAGCGGCGATCGCGTAAAGGCGAGCCCGCTGGCGCGTCGCATTGCCGCCGAGAAGGGCGTCGAACTGTCGGCGGTGCAGGGCTCCGGACCCGGTGGCCGCATCGTCAAGGCGGACGTCGAGGATGCCAAGCCCGGCGCGGCACCCGCGCCCAAGGCGGCGGAAGCGCCAGCGGCTGCTGCTGGGGCCCCGGCTCCGGCGGCGGCGCCAGCCTCGGTGTGGTATGACGAGAGCATCCCGCACGAGGAAGAGAAGCTCAGCAACATCCGCAAGACGATCGCGCGCCGCCTGACCGAGGCGAAGCAGACGATTCCGCACATCTATCTGACCGTCGACGTTCAGCTCGACGCGCTGCTCAAGCTGCGCGGCCAGCTCAACAAGAGCCTGGAGGGCCGTGGGGTCAAGCTGTCGGTCAACGACATGCTGATCAAGGCGCTCGCGGTGGCGCTGATGCAGGTGCCCAAGTGCAACGTCACCTATGCCGGCGACAAGCTGATCAAGTACAGCCGCACCGACATCTCGGTCGCGGTGTCGACACCCACCGGCCTGATCACCCCGATCATCCGCGATGCGGCGAACATCGGCCTGGCGTCGATCTCGACCCAGATGAAGGAACTCGCCGAGCGCGCGAAGGAAGGCAAGCTCAAGCCCGAGGAATATCAGGGCGGCACTGCCAGCATCTCGAACATGGGCATGTACGGCATCAAGCAGTTCGACGCAGTGATCAACCCGCCCCAGGCGACGATCCTGGCGGTCGGCGCGGGCGAGAAGCGGCCCTACATCGTCGACGATGCGCTGGGCGTGGCGACCGTCATGTCGGCGACCGGCAGCTTCGATCACCGCGCGGTGGACGGGGCCGACGGCGCCGAGCTGATGAAGGTGTTCAAGGCGCTCGTCGAGTCGCCGTTCGGCCTGCTGGCCTGA
- a CDS encoding acyl-CoA thioesterase codes for MPDRAPPITEPTTRVSTMPADANAYGDIFGGWLVGQMDMAAGLVAARRARGRAVTVAMDGMQFHAPVFVGDEVSVYASLVKVGRTSMQIDVEAWRRNRHAEEHQLVTQAVFTFVAVGEDRKPRPVDGEA; via the coding sequence ATGCCTGACCGCGCACCCCCGATCACCGAACCGACGACTCGCGTGAGCACCATGCCCGCGGATGCCAACGCCTATGGCGACATTTTCGGCGGCTGGCTGGTCGGGCAGATGGACATGGCGGCGGGGCTGGTCGCGGCGCGCCGCGCGCGCGGCCGCGCGGTGACCGTGGCGATGGACGGCATGCAGTTCCACGCGCCGGTATTCGTCGGCGACGAGGTGTCGGTCTATGCCAGCCTGGTCAAGGTCGGCCGCACCTCGATGCAGATCGACGTCGAGGCCTGGCGGCGCAACCGGCATGCCGAGGAGCACCAGCTGGTGACGCAGGCGGTGTTCACCTTCGTCGCCGTGGGCGAGGACCGCAAGCCGCGCCCGGTGGACGGCGAGGCGTGA
- the lpdA gene encoding dihydrolipoyl dehydrogenase, translating into MAESYDVIVLGSGPGGYVAAIRASQLGLKTAIVERELLGGICLNWGCIPTKALLRSAEIFHFMQHAKDYGLAAEKISADLEAVVKRSRGVAKQLNQGVTHLMKKNKIAVHMGTGKLTGKGKLSVTAEDGKTTELAAKNIILATGARARDLPGLPTDGKRVWTYRHAMTPPEMPKRLLVIGSGAIGIEFASFYNDMGAEVTVVEMLDRIVPVEDADISAHLEKALKKQGMTIMTGAKVDKIAADANGVKATIIAKDGKPAVGDFSHVIVAIGIVPNTSDIGLKEQGVDVDDRGFLKTDGACKTNIDGLYAIGDITAPPWLAHKASHEGVIAAEAIAGKHPHAMDPLNIPGCTYCHPQIASVGLTEAKAKEAGYEVKVGNFPFIGNGKAIALGEPEGFVKTVFDAKTGELLGAHMIGAEVTEMIQGYAVGKTLETTEAELIETVFPHPTISETMHEAVLSAYGRVLHI; encoded by the coding sequence GTGGCTGAATCCTATGACGTGATCGTGCTTGGCTCGGGCCCCGGCGGCTATGTCGCGGCGATCCGCGCGAGCCAGCTTGGCCTCAAGACCGCGATCGTCGAGCGTGAGCTGCTGGGCGGCATCTGTTTGAATTGGGGCTGCATCCCGACCAAGGCGCTGCTGCGCTCGGCGGAGATTTTCCATTTCATGCAGCACGCCAAGGATTACGGCCTCGCCGCGGAGAAGATCAGCGCGGACCTAGAAGCCGTCGTCAAGCGCTCGCGCGGGGTGGCGAAGCAGCTCAACCAGGGCGTCACGCACTTGATGAAGAAGAACAAGATCGCGGTGCACATGGGCACCGGCAAGCTGACCGGGAAGGGCAAGCTCTCGGTCACCGCCGAGGACGGCAAGACGACCGAGCTGGCCGCGAAGAACATCATTCTCGCCACCGGCGCGCGCGCCCGCGACCTCCCGGGCCTGCCGACGGACGGCAAGCGCGTGTGGACCTATCGCCATGCGATGACCCCGCCCGAGATGCCGAAGAGGCTGCTGGTCATCGGATCGGGCGCGATCGGGATCGAGTTCGCGAGCTTTTACAACGACATGGGCGCCGAGGTGACGGTGGTCGAGATGCTCGACCGCATCGTGCCGGTCGAGGATGCCGACATCTCGGCGCATCTCGAAAAGGCGCTCAAGAAGCAGGGCATGACGATCATGACCGGCGCCAAGGTCGACAAGATCGCCGCCGACGCCAATGGCGTGAAGGCCACCATCATCGCCAAGGACGGCAAGCCCGCTGTGGGCGACTTTAGCCACGTTATCGTCGCGATCGGCATCGTGCCCAACACCAGCGACATCGGGCTCAAGGAGCAGGGCGTCGATGTCGACGACCGCGGCTTCCTCAAGACTGACGGCGCGTGCAAGACCAACATCGACGGCCTCTACGCGATCGGCGACATCACCGCGCCGCCGTGGTTGGCGCACAAGGCGAGCCACGAGGGCGTGATCGCGGCCGAGGCGATCGCGGGCAAGCATCCGCACGCGATGGATCCGCTCAACATCCCGGGCTGCACTTACTGCCACCCGCAGATCGCCAGCGTCGGGCTGACCGAGGCGAAGGCCAAGGAAGCGGGTTACGAGGTCAAGGTCGGCAACTTCCCCTTCATCGGCAATGGCAAGGCGATTGCCCTCGGCGAGCCGGAAGGCTTCGTGAAAACCGTGTTCGACGCCAAGACCGGCGAGCTGCTCGGCGCACACATGATCGGCGCCGAGGTGACCGAGATGATCCAGGGCTATGCCGTCGGCAAGACGCTGGAGACCACCGAGGCCGAGCTGATCGAGACGGTGTTCCCGCATCCGACGATCAGCGAGACGATGCACGAGGCGGTGCTCTCCGCCTATGGCCGCGTGTTGCACATCTGA
- a CDS encoding amidohydrolase family protein — MKREIFVAVVAALTAAPASAETVVVTADRMVDVVAGTIVEEPVVVITDGRIAAVTGRNGGRPNIPEGAKRIDLPGKTILPGLIDMHVHLDTNPRYGGYTGFQFTDSFWAIQGVANARAMLKAGFTTVRNVGSENYADVGYKQAIEEGLMEGPRIVPAAHALGATGGHCDQTYLPPSYKAKGVAVGDGPQELRVKVREQRKYGAEVIKICATGGVFSRNTEPGQQQLSEEEMRAIVDEAHQWGLKVAAHAHGAAGIKAAIRAGIDTIEHASLVDDEGIRLAVARKQPVWFSMDIFNTDYTQAEGKKNGVLEDNLRKDREVAQIQRDNFRKAHAAGVKMVFGTDAGVVPHGTAAGQFRVMVEYGMTPLEAIRAATVNAAEALGRSKDVGAIAVGRYGDIVAVEGNPLQDVRVLTAVKAVIKGGALVAD; from the coding sequence ATGAAACGCGAAATCTTCGTTGCGGTCGTGGCCGCGCTGACGGCTGCGCCTGCCTCCGCCGAGACCGTCGTCGTTACCGCGGACCGCATGGTCGACGTCGTGGCCGGGACCATCGTCGAAGAGCCCGTGGTGGTCATCACCGACGGGCGAATCGCGGCGGTGACCGGGCGCAATGGCGGGCGGCCGAACATCCCCGAGGGCGCGAAACGGATCGACCTGCCGGGCAAGACGATCCTGCCCGGGCTGATCGACATGCACGTCCATCTCGACACCAACCCGCGTTATGGCGGCTATACCGGGTTTCAGTTCACCGACAGCTTCTGGGCGATCCAGGGGGTGGCCAACGCCCGCGCGATGCTCAAGGCCGGCTTCACGACGGTCCGCAACGTCGGGTCCGAGAACTATGCGGATGTCGGCTACAAGCAGGCGATCGAGGAAGGGCTGATGGAGGGACCGCGGATCGTGCCCGCAGCGCATGCGCTGGGCGCGACCGGTGGGCATTGCGACCAGACCTATCTGCCGCCCTCATACAAGGCCAAGGGCGTGGCGGTGGGCGACGGGCCGCAGGAACTGCGCGTCAAGGTGCGCGAGCAGCGCAAGTACGGCGCCGAGGTGATCAAGATCTGCGCCACCGGCGGGGTCTTCTCGCGCAACACCGAGCCGGGGCAGCAGCAGCTGTCCGAGGAGGAGATGCGTGCGATCGTCGACGAGGCGCATCAATGGGGCCTCAAGGTCGCGGCGCATGCGCATGGCGCGGCCGGGATCAAGGCGGCGATCCGCGCCGGGATCGACACGATCGAGCATGCCAGCCTGGTCGATGACGAGGGCATCAGGCTCGCCGTCGCGCGCAAGCAGCCGGTGTGGTTCTCGATGGATATCTTCAACACCGACTATACCCAGGCGGAGGGGAAGAAGAACGGCGTGCTCGAGGACAATTTGCGCAAGGACCGCGAGGTGGCGCAGATCCAACGCGACAATTTCCGCAAGGCGCATGCCGCGGGCGTGAAGATGGTGTTTGGCACCGATGCCGGGGTGGTGCCGCACGGCACCGCAGCGGGGCAGTTCCGCGTGATGGTCGAGTATGGGATGACCCCGCTGGAGGCGATCCGCGCCGCGACGGTGAATGCGGCGGAAGCGCTGGGCCGCAGCAAGGATGTCGGCGCGATCGCGGTCGGCCGCTATGGCGATATCGTCGCGGTGGAGGGCAACCCGCTCCAGGACGTGCGCGTGCTCACCGCGGTCAAAGCGGTGATCAAGGGCGGGGCGCTGGTTGCGGACTGA
- a CDS encoding polymer-forming cytoskeletal protein encodes MFGNKPRDDRPVMVPSNGTPGGARRGMFSVIGADVVISGNVHASAELHIEGRIEGDVDCAALIQGAESQIVGGVTAESARIAGAIEGTVRVRQLTVERSARITGDVEYENITMENGGHIDGRMRRIGATTVTATPLITASAPRAPLATTVEILEADQSAA; translated from the coding sequence ATGTTCGGAAACAAGCCGCGTGACGATCGTCCTGTCATGGTCCCCTCCAACGGGACTCCCGGCGGCGCGCGCCGCGGCATGTTCTCCGTGATCGGCGCCGACGTCGTGATCTCGGGCAACGTCCACGCCAGCGCCGAGCTGCATATCGAGGGCCGGATCGAGGGTGACGTCGACTGCGCCGCCCTCATCCAGGGCGCCGAGAGCCAAATCGTCGGCGGCGTCACCGCCGAAAGCGCGCGCATCGCCGGCGCGATCGAGGGCACCGTCCGCGTCCGTCAGCTCACCGTCGAGCGCAGCGCGCGGATCACCGGCGACGTCGAATATGAGAACATCACGATGGAGAATGGCGGCCATATCGACGGGCGGATGCGGCGCATCGGCGCGACCACCGTCACGGCGACACCGCTGATCACGGCCAGCGCCCCGCGCGCACCGCTCGCCACTACGGTCGAGATCCTCGAGGCGGACCAGAGCGCCGCCTGA